The following proteins come from a genomic window of Liolophura sinensis isolate JHLJ2023 chromosome 13, CUHK_Ljap_v2, whole genome shotgun sequence:
- the LOC135480189 gene encoding WD repeat-containing protein 47-like isoform X1: MPSTNVAITEADIVKLVSEFLQNRELNISMLSLERETGIINGFYSDDMLFLRQLILDGQWDDAIEFIQPLGSIETFNLKQFQYLIIKHKYLELLCIKADPGPMQSYEFTVEEVVKCLNSLEDVCPTKEEYSNLCLLLTLPRLSDHSEYQNWNPSNARMQCFRDVCSVVEAYLPIDRKNNFRSVAAKNDRLVQLLLKGLLYESCVEYCQSKATASEVKDPDLKLPSLLTDSGFSDADLSLLSWLQSIPQETFGCPFEQKSISIDIRPLMKPSLEASWSEQILVTPIKPKMFPHSAIPTARSRTSDMMTRSLNPQFDGLATGLWQGLRDSLSTSSDFSSLSRSVAPGQANQNLLKTTDPMQMSVDKLFASGSKIDTHSVINEERSPYGRNTSNPAANNPQHDPGIQTSPAASAVLKQEVMPHRSQSPNRSAVVESRTPPRSLGSPSHSARNSSTELYKEYQRQRQKIQEQLEIQEKQREKFQRELMELEQKQSQVTPPDEDNCLGEGQGGPYSANLSRQQQGYAHGLNASTPNSKGGDSDSRICTPAPDSSPVMPSDGDIVNQAIISPVRDSPHPVTDKPLNSSETNGHLPCQSPIEAPPSCTQDQPFYNDNNNVADGNKDKVESDKTCKVLVSPDCRTDGDENVKAVGRKNSAPDKTVVKPESAKKSVVGKVDSNKRPSSSKSDSKAVESAHSRPKSPAKAKQPQGAVKKNVPSAVKGSTSSKTDSGPAKKKGCVWLMSEDAKQDANMNMNDAVRGSQPRGRAGNRPHYIPVSYMEDQQAVRTVTFHPQGHLYAVGSNSKVLRVCSFPNIADLRQDQPVQEANVVFKRTKHHKGSIYCVAWNPLGDLIATGSNDKTIKLTRFSTDSCNAVGPDTELTFHDGTVRDLVFMQDASNQSSLLISGGAGDCKIYVTDCQTGTSFRTLSGHSGHIYSLHTWGGCMFVSGSQDKTARFWDLRAPAAITVVPSPGPPPGSAFASVCVDPSGRLLASGLENSCVMLYDIRGARSVQTFKPHTGEVRSARFSMNAFYLLTGSYDHKVVLTDLHGDLLRPLPSVVVAEHKDKVIQCRWHPSQLAFVTTSADRSVTCWGLPVV; the protein is encoded by the exons ATGCCTTCCACAAACGTTGCAATAACGGAGGCTGACATCGTCAAGCTGGTGTCCGAATTTTTACAAAACCGGGAACTGAACATCTCAATGCTTTCACTGGAAAGGGAGACAGGCATTATCAATGGGTTCTATTCCGATGACATGTTGTTTCTGCGGCAACTTATTTTAGATGGCCAATGGGATGATGCCATTGAATTTATTCAGCCTCTCGGCAGCATAgaaacatttaacttgaaacAATTTCAATACCTTATAATCAAGCACAAGTACCTGGAGCTTCTCTGCATCAAAGCAGATCCAGGCCCAATGCAGAGTTATGAATTTACAGTTGAAGAGGTGGTGAAATGCTTGAACAGTTTGGAGGATGTATGTCCTACAAAGGAAGAATACAGCAATCTGTGCCTGCTGCTGACACTTCCTCGACTTTCTGATCATTCTGAGTACCAAAACTGGAACCCAAGCAATGCTAGGATGCAGTGTTTTCGAGATGTCTGTTCTGTCGTCGAAGCATACCTCCCAATAGATCGCAAAAATAACTTCCGTTCTGTTGCAGCTAAGAATGATCGCTTGGTTCAACTATTGCTCAAAGGTTTGCTGTACGAATCATGTGTGGAGTATTGTCAGTCAAAAGCCACAGCAAGTGAAGTGAAAGACCCAGATTTGAAACTACCCTCGCTGCTCACTGATAGTGGCTTCAGTGATGCAGACCTCAGCCTGTTGTCATGGTTGCAGAGCATACCGCAAGAAACCTTCGGGTGTCCGTTTGAACAGAAGTCCATTAGCATAGACATTCGACCCCTCATGAAACCTTCGTTAGAAGCTTCTTGGTCGGAACAAATACTTGTCACTCCCATCAAACCCAAAATGTTCCCACACTCCGCAATACCAACCGCGCGGTCCCGAACTAGTGACATGATGACACGATCCCTTAACCCGCAGTTTGATGGACTGGCAACAGGACTATGGCAAGGATTACGAGACAGTTTGTCAACCTCTTCTGACTTCAGCTCTTTGTCTAGGTCAGTTGCCCCTGGTCAGGCAAACCAGAATCTCCTTAAAACGACAGATCCCATGCAAATGTCGGTGGATAAATTATTTGCGTCTGGCAGTAAGATTGATACCCATAGTGTAATTAACGAAGAACGCTCACCATATGGCCGAAATACAAGCAACCCGGCTGCAAACAATCCCCAACACGACCCAGGAATTCAGACGTCACCTGCGGCATCTGCTGTCCTTAAACAGGAGGTCATGCCTCACCGGTCACAGTCACCTAATCGCAGTGCAGTTGTGGAGAGCAGAACCCCGCCTCGCTCCCTTGGATCACCATCGCATAGTGCACGGAACTCCAGCACTGAACTTTACAAGGAATACCAACGGCAACGGCAGAAAATCCAAGAACAACTGGAGATCCAGGAGAAGCAGCGAGAAAAGTTCCAGCGAGAGCTGATGGAGCTGGAGCAGAAACAGAGCCAAGTTACTCCCCCTGATGAAGATAACTGCCTTGGGGAAGGACAAGGTGGTCCGTATTCAGCCAACCTCTCCCGACAACAGCAGGGATACGCCCATG GTTTGAACGCAAGTACACCTAATTCCAAGGGAGGTGATTCTGACAGCCGTATATGTACGCCAGCCCCGGACAGTTCTCCAGTCATGCCTTCTGATGGGGACATTGTCAATCAAGCAATTATTAGCCCGGTCAGAGAttcacctcatccagtcacagaTAAGCCACTGAATAGCTCTGAAACCAATGGTCATCTTCCCTGTCAATCACCCATTGAAGCACCACCCTCATGCACTCAGGATCAGCCCTTTTATAATGACAACAACAATGTTGCTGATGGCAACAAGGACAAAGTGGAAAGTGACAAGACTTGTAAGGTTCTTGTTAGCCCAGATTGCAGGACAGACGGAGATGAGAATGTTAAGGCTGTTGGTCGCAAGAACAGTGCTCCTGATAAGACTGTCGTGAAGCCTGAGAGTGCAAAGAAATCCGTTGTAGGAAAAGTTGACAGCAACAAACGTCCATCAAGCAGCAAATCTGACAGCAAGGCAGTTGAAAGTGCTCATAGCCGACCAAAATCTCCAGCCAAAG CAAAACAACCGCAAGGGGCTGTTAAAAAGAATGTACCAAGTGCTGTTAAGGGGTCGACAAGTTCAAAGACGGACAGTGgaccagcaaaaaaaaaag GTTGTGTGTGGTTGATGTCAGAAG ATGCAAAACAAGATGCCAACATGAATATGAATGATGCTGTCAGAGGATCACAGCCAAGG GGTCGGGCTGGTAATCGTCCACATTACATACCTGTGTCGTACATGGAGGACCAGCAGGCTGTGCGGACTGTGACCTTTCACCCTCAAGGTCACCTCTATGCTGTCGGGTCAAACTCGAAAGTCTTACGTGTCTGCAGCTTCCCTAATATTGCTGACTTAAG GCAGGACCAGCCTGTTCAGGAGGCCAATGTTGTGTTTAAGCGCACCAAGCATCACAAGGGGTCTATATACTGTGTGGCGTGGAACCCCTTGGGGGACCTCATTGCTACGGGGTCGAACGACAAGACCATCAAGCTGACACGCTTCAGTACTGACTCCTGTAATGCTGTCG GCCCTGACACAGAGCTCACATTTCACGACGGTACGGTACGAGACCTGGTGTTTATGCAGGATGCCAGCAACCAATCTTCTCTGCTCATTAGTGGTGGGGCAGGGGACTGTAAGATCTACGTCACGGACTGCCAGACGGGGACATCCTTCCGCACACTCTCCGGACATTCAG GGCACATCTACTCGTTACACACCTGGGGAGGTTGTATGTTTGTTAGCGGCTCCCAGGATAAGACAGCTAGGTTCTGGGACCTGAGAGCACCTGCTGCCATCACAGTGGTGCCCAGCCCAGGACCACCTCCAG GATCAGCATTTGCCTCGGTCTGCGTGGATCCGTCTGGTCGATTGCTGGCTTCAGGTTTAGAGAACTCTTGCGTGATGCTGTATGACATCCGCGGGGCGAGATCCGTGCAGACGTTCAAACCTCACACAGGGGAAGTGCGTTCCGCACGCTTCTCCATGAATGCATTCTATCTGCTCACTGGGTCGTATGACCACAAGGTCGTTCTGACTGACCTTCATG GAGATTTGCTGCGTCCATTGCcgagcgttgttgttgcagaacACAAGGATAAGGTCATCCAGTGTCGCTGGCATCCTTCCCAGTTGGCTTTTGTGACGACCAGTGCTGACAGGTCTGTGACCTGCTGGGGGCTGCCTGTGgtgtga